AGccaaagagaaagaaaagaaagaggtgAAAGGATATTTGGAAGACAGAAATCCTAATCATCTCAATGATGAAAAAGAGACAGATAAGGGGAAAGCCAAAAAGAGTAAAATGAAGCCAGAAGTAGACTGGAATAGTTTACGTGAAAAATGGGATAGTTTGAGGAGAAAGCATCCTCCCTGTGAGCCAAGAAGTCGTGACCACATGGATTCTGTGGATTGGGAAGCAGTTCGGTTTGCAGAACCTACCAAGATAGCAGATGCCATCAAGGAACGTGGCCAGCACAACATCATAGCCGGAAGAATCAAGGTTTAACAACCCGAACGACCTGAGAAACATTTTCACCCCAACTCtataatttttccaatttctaatatttgttaaatttaaaaaacattatgaCATCATATCCatacatacaaaattaatataataataggGCAAATGAAAGGCTTTGGGCCAACGTTCCTGACTTTGCCTCATATATTATGTTCAGCAATTTCTTGATCGAACAGCAAGACTACATGGTTGCATTGACCTTGAATGGCTTCGACATGCTCCTCCAAAGGATGTTAAGTAAGTGTTCTTTGATGGgtgaaattcttttaaatattaattttaagattttgatatatttacttatttgtGTAGGGAATATCTACTAGAGATAGATGGACTAGGATTGAAGAGTGTAGAATGCATAAGGCTTTTAGCACTTCAGCAAGTTGCTTTTCCGGTAAGATTAATTTTAGGAATCATTTGTAAGATTACATATTCCATGTATAActcctatttttcttttaaaaaaaggtggACATAAATGTTGGACGAATTGCCGTTCGACTAGGATGGGTTCCTCTTGAACCATTGCCTGAGGAGGTTCAAATGCATCTTCTTGAAAcgtatgtatataaaaaattataaaaaataaccgTTTTTCAAATGACCTGTAGCCCAACactttacttctttttttgcaGGTTCCCTATGATGGATTCTATTCAAAAATATCTATGGCCAAGGCTTAGTATGCTTGACCAGCGAACATTGTAATTTTAAACACCTTGTTTGCtactttctatttattttttctttagcaTAACATAACTATGTCCTTCATAAGATCTATCAAACAATTCAAAGTTCACAATTCAAGGTTTTTACTACAGGTATGAACTACATTATCAATTGATAACCTTTGGAAAGGTAAATCACAAGTTCCTAGCAAACTTTGATGGATAGAGTAAAAACTGTTATCTATATAAAAGTAATtgattatataatatgaaCATTCAGGTCTTTTGCACAAAGAGGAAACCTAACTGCAACGCTTGTCCACTGAGGGCAGATTGTCGGCATTATGCTAGTGCATATGCAAGGTATGAAttttatgtcataaacaaaatcacatttttatatattgttgtgCATAAAAGATATTTGGAAGGATTGAAAATTCTCTTTTACCTTACAtgtcaaaatattgattttgtgcggaaaaaaaatacatatttacaATTGTTCTCTGAgtttctataaattaaaatagtgcAAGGTTGGCCTTACCTGGATTGCAAGAAAAAGGAATAGTAAGCACAATGAGTTcagaaaaaagttttgaaggCAATACACGAGCATCACTACTCCATATCGATGCCAATCCATTTTCAGCGGAATGTTCAACCGACAATTGTGAACCCATCGTCGAAGCACCTCCATCACCTGAGCCTGCACATGATGAATCACAATTGACAGATATTGAAGATTTATATGAGTATGATTCTGATGATGTTCCTATAATCAGACTTAGTTCCGGACAATTTACAACAACCTCACTCAACTGTGTGGACAATAGCATTGGAGCTCTAGTTCCTTTGCATCCAAGAGTCGCTTCTATCCCAATGCGCAAACTAAAGCATATTGAGCGTCTGAGAACAGAGCATCAAGTGTAAGTCCACTTTCGAACTTCGAGTTTGTGACAAATGTGACTTTTTACTTGATAAAGTTACTATATATGAGAATATTTGTCTAAAATtatgtatttctaaatttgaaataagaatCAAAACGCataattagatatttattcattaagaacatataataaaaaaaactaattttcaatggtttataaaagtaatttattcTTCAACGATGCAGCTATGAACTTCCAGATATTCATCCTCTTCTATCAAAGGTAAATACTTTACCATTCTCAACTGGAAAATCACTACATTTTATTAAGTTCATTTCTAACTATCTTTCTACAGCTAGAAAGGCGAGATCCAAATGATCCTTGCCCGTACCTTTTGTGTATATTATCACCAGGTATGCTTGTTGCACAAtgtaatatatacatatacatacgtacatatgcatatatatgaAATCTGGAAAAGTGTAAATGTAAATCTCAATATGTCAATATTATTTGGACGAAAGTCCAATTTCTGATGATTAGGAATACTCAATGTTTTCAGGTGAAACGGTAGATTCATGTGAGCCACCAAATACAATATGCATGTATCGGGAAATAGGAGAAATTTGCAGCGAGGGATCATGCTCATCATGCAACATTGTTAGGCAACAAAATAGTGGAGCAGTCCACGGAACAATTTTGGtaagtgaaagaaaaagcagactaatttgttattgtttcACTACTTTGCAAAACTACCAAAATATATGAATGCTTTTCTTGTAGATACCATGTAGAACCGCCATGAGAGGCAAATTTCCATTAAACGGGACATATTTTCAAGTCAACGAGGTTAGTCATACTTTAATTGAAACTGTTCTATGATCTATATTgttttactatatataattaattcaaatgcAGGTTTTTGCCGATGATGAAACAAGTAAAAACCCCATTCAGATTCCTAGGGAATGGATATGGGATCTACCAAGGAGAATCGCTTATTTTGGAACCTCAACGACAACAATTTTTAGAGgtaaattaacatataatatGTTGGTTTGTCTCCGAAAGAGAATCTAATGCCACTTTATTTACAGGCTTGGAAAAGGAGGACATCCAGTACTGCTTCCAGAAAGGTATGAAATAATTTGgttccaattttctttcttcaaagttAACTATTTAGAAAGATCTTCCAACCTAGAAGAAAAAGACCAAACAAAAACCTACATTTTCATAATCCTTTATGAgctatttattgtttgttaCTATTTTGTAGGATTCATTTGTGTCAGAGGATTCAATCGAAGAACACGGACTCCAAAACGACTAACGGAGAGGTTACATAGGGCCACCAATGCATCCATAAAAGCCAGAGCAAACAAAACCGATgatcaaaaacaaaagacatatgcttcaaattcaaactcaCTGACATGAGGTAGTTgtgttggtttttttctttttatcctttcacattttgaaattttctataggaaaatttatactaattagtgtattattaattgtttaatgACTCATTTATCACATATTCGTGCCTTATAAGTTATTAAACATATCGAggtatattttgttaattttaattttgaagaaagataaaaatcacACAATTCTTATGTATAAGTgcaaaaaataatacaatcaTACATTTATGCTGAAATTATGAATTCAAACACGGTCATGTCAtttaattatgacattgtGACCCGGACTAAAAtggatatttgaatttaactaTACATGTGTTcacaactaattaataattgttcttttataataatttgatttttagtttttagttttttaaaattaagccaAATTTCATTCCTTccttgtttttaagtttttttttactacattttaaaattaagctaaattttgaggaaaaaaaattattgttgctTTAGGAATTTTAAAGTTTCAACTATCTTCGCTTAAAAATGATGTAAATgtaagaatagaaaaaaagaatttaatttctaaaaactaaaagcaaaGACCTTGTTTggtaaaaaaaacagaaagaaaatgaactcaatttttaaaaaataaaataaaaatgaaatagttatTATAAGTACGAAACATACTATAGAAATGcgagataataaaaataaacgaatttttttaaaaactaacaaaaCGGTAGAGCATTGTGCAGTTCTAAAGAAGATTCACACCAACGACTCAAACCGTGTGAGTACAATTGTATATAGTTCgttttaaatggaaaaaggAGTGAAACAATTTGTCCCACACTatataaaaccaaatatatattatatataatataatttatgaaaaaataataactattcttattttgttatacaaaAAGggattttgatatatttcaaATGTGTGAATGATGAAatggaattttttaaaaccgacaattgagaagaaaagataGGATTGTAAAAGAATTGGATAATGCAATCAATCACAGGCTTTTACCTTcgaaattgagagaaaaagaaaaagacaaagagCCAAAATCAGGGGAGCATCGATCATCCTTTAACCTCAATATCAATACAAAAGTTAGATATTGAGTTTTGAACATCTAACCCTCAAGCATAAGTAGAATGgattgattttgattcttaCAGAGTTGCCAAAACTGTATTTAACTTAGTAATGTTTCGTTATAAAGTTGAAATGTTTAACATTATACATCCCACGATTATTGTACTACAAATAGTGGGTTGTAAAGTCATTGAGTAAATGGcataaagaattaataaaagtacaaaattcaaggttttttttctttttcagataTGATCTCCAAAGTTGCAACAAAAATTCCAAGACCttaatagtaaaataagttCGTTATTCTTCAACATGGAAACAACGTTAAATTGTTACATTGAAATACGACGAAAAATGTGATAAAGTCTCGTATTAACATGattaaatcaataaacatcatgttatcatataaaaaaaatgagaccAAAGTTTTACCTTtgctagaaaagaaaaaaacatagatTGGTAAGTAAAatgactaaattattaaacttctagatgatttcaaaaaatatatatacaagattAAGTTGCTAGTAATTGTATAGTAGAAATAGGTAGAAGACTCAAAAGatgaaatcaatattaattgaaaatgaaataacatCTCTTCTAATATCATCATTAAGTCACCAATTGAACCAAAAATAGGGAATTTGGGAATGCCAATTGCTCATTTCAACAATTGACTCAATAACACGGCATGCTTAGGACAATAACGGTAACAtcttaaataacaaattgCTTGGTAACTCAAAAGGAAATTGCAACTTGGGGTTCACAATTAAGGGcctaaaatataaagttaagTTGAacatatgattacaaacttataatataaagttttcaCATTTGTTTCCCACTTTAACCATagggagagaaaaatgagTTATGTTTCCTAGGAATTGAGAAGGGTAAACACTAAACAGCAATAACTATGGATTTTTGATACGCAAACCATTCATCATTATCTCCATCTTCGCCACAAAAAGAGTAGGAAAAAAAGGGccaaaaagagagaggaagacattattaaaatgaaaacccACCTTCTGAATTCAGTCCTGCGATCTTACCCTTCACTGTACAGTCACCATTAATGGCGGATTCTCATTTCTCTCTCAGTCTTCTCGTGTCCTCTGCAGTTTCAGATTCTGCCATATTTACAGAACCAATTTCAGCAGCAGCGACCAAAAACACAATACATTGATATACCAAATAAAATCAACAGATGGCAGATTAATTGTATCAATCAATATGTAAAaggatttttttcaatattgcTTTACCGATCTACGTGCGAAACCTCGATCGTCGTTGTCTCCTCGAGACCTTGATCTTGCTTGGCAATGGTTGGGATCGCCATGGCTCGAGAACTGAGTCTTTATAACGACATGGCAAGACTTggcttcttcctctctttgaCCTCACCAACGGCGACCTGTCGTCAATATCTCTTACTATGTTCATCACCATCCAATTTCCTCGTTCGAGCTTCATCCTCTTTGATTCGCTTGAATGCGACTCTGACATTACTTTCTCGAGTTGACTCGGATCTTTGATGTCTAACTCGTTGTTCAACTCGCTTTCTTCTTGAGTTAACTCAGTATCGAATTCGTCCTCACTTATGTCTCCAAATATCAGCCTCGCCGCTTCGATGAGCAAACCTAGACAATCGCCACTGCTCTTGCATTTGGGTCCGTTGAACGGTGCCATTTCACCTTCGCCATCGTCCCTTCGATCAACGGAACTCGCCGTGAGTTTGTTCCagttgctttctttttcttcttctacgaCTGTCTTTTCGCTTTCGTTTTCGTCGAACCTGCTGCTTTCAGCGATCTTCGAATGTTCTGGAATTTCCCTCTCGTGTCCTTCAACGTCGCATTTTCCAGTTTCATTTCCAAGAGGTTCAGAGCATTTCGCGCCCTCGCCGTTACCGTCACCGTA
This DNA window, taken from Cucumis sativus cultivar 9930 chromosome 6, Cucumber_9930_V3, whole genome shotgun sequence, encodes the following:
- the LOC105435800 gene encoding uncharacterized protein LOC105435800 — translated: MNSTPLPYRSNQVDYSRSGYYISRECSKAQMCLQKILHIISSVPRQEPRVDSTIGKLELDGNVSGGGGFRTDFNLRIGAFTVNEDQELVGFVESGGSGGGNGSVDATEKCSYGDGNGEGAKCSEPLGNETGKCDVEGHEREIPEHSKIAESSRFDENESEKTVVEEEKESNWNKLTASSVDRRDDGEGEMAPFNGPKCKSSGDCLGLLIEAARLIFGDISEDEFDTELTQEESELNNELDIKDPSQLEKVMSESHSSESKRMKLERGNWMVMNIVRDIDDRSPLVRSKRGRSQVLPCRYKDSVLEPWRSQPLPSKIKVSRRQRRSRFRT